Proteins from one Ketobacter alkanivorans genomic window:
- a CDS encoding 6-pyruvoyl trahydropterin synthase family protein, with amino-acid sequence MSALFVKHLTVLDFSYVHLTRGILGESWIVDVELYGELDHQGMVFDFGHVKKKVRDAVESLFDHKLVLPKGLPTLQTRSVDDGLEITWRDAQNRHYRHLSPLEAVEWVDTDEITADALIPLLEDAAMAAVPDNVSRVVIELRSEEISGAFYHYSHGLKKHDGNCQRIAHGHRSRVKILRNGKRDPLLEKAWALKWKDIYIGTEEDLMSRLTEDGVDYCQFGYDAPQGRFELTLPESQVYLIPTDSTVEYLADHMAACLKKDDPEHQFEVKAYEGVMKGAIAFK; translated from the coding sequence ATGTCCGCACTGTTCGTCAAGCACCTCACCGTTCTCGATTTCTCCTATGTGCATTTAACCCGAGGCATTTTGGGGGAAAGCTGGATCGTTGATGTGGAACTCTACGGCGAACTGGATCACCAGGGTATGGTGTTCGATTTCGGCCACGTTAAAAAGAAGGTGCGAGATGCTGTGGAATCCCTGTTTGATCATAAACTGGTGCTGCCCAAAGGCTTACCAACACTGCAAACCCGCAGCGTTGATGACGGACTGGAAATCACCTGGCGGGATGCACAGAATCGTCACTATCGTCATTTATCCCCGCTGGAGGCCGTGGAGTGGGTGGACACCGACGAAATCACCGCTGATGCACTAATACCTCTACTGGAAGACGCCGCCATGGCAGCCGTGCCCGACAACGTAAGCCGGGTGGTGATCGAGCTGCGCAGCGAGGAGATCTCCGGCGCGTTCTATCATTACAGTCACGGCCTGAAGAAGCACGACGGCAACTGCCAGCGCATTGCCCATGGCCACCGCTCCCGCGTCAAGATCCTGCGCAACGGCAAGCGCGATCCGCTGCTGGAAAAAGCCTGGGCCTTGAAATGGAAAGACATTTACATCGGTACGGAGGAGGATCTCATGTCCCGCCTCACCGAAGATGGCGTGGATTATTGCCAGTTCGGTTACGATGCGCCCCAGGGCCGCTTTGAATTGACCTTGCCGGAGTCCCAGGTATACCTGATTCCCACCGATTCCACGGTGGAATATCTGGCGGATCACATGGCCGCCTGCCTGAAAAAAGACGACCCCGAGCACCAATTCGAGGTGAAAGCCTACGAAGGGGTGATGAAAGGCGCCATCGCGTTCAAATAA